One Peromyscus leucopus breed LL Stock chromosome 14, UCI_PerLeu_2.1, whole genome shotgun sequence genomic window carries:
- the Fscb gene encoding fibrous sheath CABYR-binding protein, whose amino-acid sequence MEESDEPEQPISLGRQEFRRRRRPSQPMVDKSQQTDVTEKKKPVAVVQPPAPKATLSIGSISGSKGNPSSKEYESLRLSSQLQQTWTKRKRGMEMTDKSLQTDVPMEEKVLFIDKTLTLEEPPASVGETASELPQSVPEVEIPTNRPITHLIDRSQQTSCTGDWNLLNICSIDKVDKEQQTYFSELEITIMSMPDSSLIKSKEETVPVAQEGSLLEVNGCLEIEVLSTEKIPDAIMPFTEGEFSGKIQALPADELPSVEAPVDISHLSVQEALSGKSDDQQKSQGAEVAPSELPTEILVALSQEVLAKVQNLATEAFLESSGKVEPAVAEESTDGVQSLPSEEASKEIPVEVQPPLDEQAIEAVPAEIVLVLDEKFPAEEVFEGGQPPSTEEVPAEKAPAEVTPPPAEEAPGEETSAEVPPPPTEDTLVEDIPAEIPPPPSEEAPAEIPPPPSEEAPAEEVPPPPTEEAPEEEVPPPPTEEAPAEVTPPPTEEAPAEEAPPPPTEEAPAEEAPPPPTEEAPVEEAPPPPTEEALVEDIPAEISPPLTEEAPAEEVPPPPTEEAPAEEVPPPPIEEAPAEEVPPPPTEEAPAEEVPPPPTKEALVEEVPPPSTEEAPAEEVPPPPTEEAPAEEVPPLLTEEAPVEEVPPPPTEEAPAEEVPPPPTEEAPAEEVPPSLTEEAPAEEVPPPPTEEAPAEEVSPPPTEEAPAEEVLPLPTEEAPEEIPPPPTEEAPAEEVPPPPSEEAPAEEAPPPPTEEAPAEEVPPPPTEEAPAEEVPPPPTEEAPAEEVPPLLTEEAPAEEVPPPPTEEAPAEEVPPPPTEEAPAEEVPPPPTEEAPAEEVPPPPTEEGPTEVPLPPADGAPAEMAPTEVQPPSLERAPLEGLPLEEEVVIPQAEETPLEYLPVEMQPLPAEEDVAEGVPAREATGEVQPSSFEGAPIEEAPADVQLSAAEVVPAEEASEVQPLSLAPVDGDPAQVRIPQTEETPLEGDPVEVQSLPVEEVFTKVVPVEEGPAAEIGFPSSEGDPIEETTKEAQLTSVKESLEKASVEVQLPPPETPAEESPVVKQPSKTDAVPIQELPTEETPAEAPLPSSEQTPEDKALLKEHQLYPVANVSEKELESSLTGDRNSEGADPVPADVSRSKEEPISTFKIEGTIKIELKNPSS is encoded by the coding sequence atggaagaaagtgATGAACCTGAACAGCCTATCTCCTTAGGGAGGCAGGAATTTAGAAGGAGAAGACGACCCAGCCAACCGATGGTAGACAAGTCCCAGCAGACAGatgtgacagaaaaaaagaaacctgtgGCTGTAGTACAACCTCCTGCCCCTAAAGCTACCCTCAGTATTGGTAGTATTTCTGGAAGCAAAGGCAACCCCTCTAGTAAAGAATATGAGTCTCTTAGACTTTCTTCTCAACTTCAGCAAACTTGGACAAAGAGAAAGCGAGGCATGGAAATGACTGATAAATCTCTACAGACAGATGTTCCTATGGAAGAAAAAGTCCTATTCATTGATAAAACCCTTACCCTTGAAGAACCTCCAGCCAGTGTTGGAGAAACAGCTTCTGAATTACCACAGAGTGTTCCAGAAGTAGAGATCCCAACAAACAGACCTATAACTCACTTAATAGACAGATCTCAGCAGACCAGCTGTACTGGTGACTGGAATTTGTTGAACATTTGCTCTATAGATAAAGTGGATAAAGAACAGCAGACATACTTTAGTGAGTTAGAAATTACTATCATGTCTATGCCAGACAGTTCCCTGATTAAGTCAAAGGAGGAAACAGTACCTGTTGCCCAAGAGGGTTCCTTGTTGGAAGTAAATGGTTGTCTTGAAATAGAGGTACTGTCAACTGAAAAAATCCCAGATGCCATAATGCCTTTCACTGAAGGGGAGTTTTCTGGCAAGATCCAGGCTCTACCAGCTGATGAGCTTCCTTCTGTAGAAGCTCCTGTTGACATCAGCCATCTGTCAGTGCAAGAAGCTCTTTCAGGCAAGTCTGATGATCAACAGAAATCCCAAGGAGCTGAAGTGGCTCCTTCAGAACTTCCTACTGAAATTCTGGTTGCACTCTCACAAGAAGTGCTTGCAAAAGTTCAAAATTTAGCAACTGAGGCTTTCCTTGAAAGCTCAGGCAAGGTAGAGCCTGCTGTTGCTGAAGAGTCCACTGATGGAGTTCAATCTCTACCATCTGAAGAGGCTTCTAAAGAAATACCTGTGGAAGTTCAGCCACCATTAGATGAGCAAGCAATAGAAGCGGTGCCTGCAGAAATTGTTCTTGTACTAGATGAGAAATTTCCTGCAGAAGAGGTCTTTGAAGGAGGTCAGCCTCCATCTACCGAGGAAGTCCCTGCAGAGAAGGCTCCTGCAGAAGTTACGCCTCCACCAGCTGAGGAAGCCCCTGGGGAAGAGACTTCTGCAGAAGTTCCACCTCCACCAACTGAAGACACCCTTGTAGAAGACATCCCTGCAGAAATTCCACCTCCACCATCTGAGGAGGCCCCTGCAGAAATTCCACCTCCACCATCTGAGGAGGCCCCTGCAGAAGAAGTTCCACCCCCACCAACTGAGGAGGCCCCTGAAGAAGAAGTTCCACCTCCACCAACTGAGGAGGCCCCTGCAGAAGTAACACCTCCACCAACTGAGGAGGCCCCTGCAGAAGAAGCTCCACCCCCACCAACTGAGGAGGCCCCTGCAGAAGAAGCTCCACCCCCACCAACTGAGGAGGCCCCTGTAGAAGAAGCTCCACCCCCACCAACTGAGGAGGCCCTTGTAGAAGACATCCCTGCAGAAATTTCACCTCCACTAACTGAGGAGGCCCCTGCAGAAGAAGTTCCACCCCCACCAACTGAGGAGGCACCTGCAGAAGAAGTTCCACCTCCACCAATTGAGGAAGCCCCTGCAGAAGAAGTTCCACCTCCACCAACTGAGGAGGCCCCTGCAGAAGAAGTTCCACCTCCACCAACTAAGGAGGCCCTTGTAGAAGAAGTTCCACCTCCATCAACTGAGGAGGCCCCTGCAGAGGAAGTTCCACCCCCACCAACTGAGGAGGCCCCTGCAGAAGAAGTTCCACCTCTACTAACTGAGGAGGCCCCTGTAGAAGAAGTTCCACCTCCACCAACTGAGGAGGCACCTGCAGAGGAAGTTCCACCTCCACCAACTGAGGAGGCACCTGCAGAAGAAGTTCCACCTTCACTAACTGAGGAGGCCCCTGCAGAAGAAGTTCCACCTCCACCAACTGAGGAGGCCCCTGCAGAGGAAGTTTCACCTCCACCAACTGAGGAAGCCCCTGCAGAAGAAGTTCTACCTCTACCAACTGAGGAGGCCCCTGAAGAAATTCCACCTCCACCAACTGAGGAGGCCCCTGCAGAAGAAGTTCCACCTCCACCATCTGAGGAAGCCCCTGCAGAAGAAGCTCCACCCCCACCAACTGAGGAGGCCCCTGCAGAAGAAGTTCCACCCCCACCAACTGAGGAGGCCCCTGCAGAAGAAGTTCCACCTCCACCAACTGAGGAGGCCCCTGCAGAAGAAGTTCCACCTCTACTAACTGAGGAGGCACCTGCAGAAGAAGTTCCACCCCCACCAACTGAGGAGGCCCCTGCAGAAGAAGTTCCACCCCCACCAACTGAGGAGGCCCCTGCAGAAGAAGTTCCACCCCCACCAACTGAGGAGGCCCCTGCAGAAGAAGTTCCACCTCCACCAACTGAGGAGGGTCCCACAGAAGTTCCACTTCCACCAGCTGATGGGGCTCCTGCAGAAATGGCTCCTACAGAAGTTCAGCCTCCTTCCCTTGAGAGGGCTCCTCTTGAAGGTCTTCCTCTAGAAGAAGAAGTTGTGATTCCACAAGCTGAAGAGACCCCTCTAGAATATTTACCTGTTGAAATGCAGCCACTGCCAGCTGAGGAGGATGTTGCAGAAGGGGTCCCTGCAagagaggccactggtgaagTCCAGCCTTCATCATTTGAGGGTGCTCCAATAGAAGAAGCCCCCGCTGATGTTCAGCTTTCAGCAGCTGAAGTGGTTCCTGCAGAAGAGGCTTCTGAAGTTCAGCCTCTATCATTGGCTCCTGTAGATGGGGACCCTGCACAGGTTCGAATTCCACAAACTGAAGAGACTCCTCTAGAAGGGGATCCTGTTGAAGTTCAATCTCTACCAGTTGAGGAGGTCTTTACCAAAGTGGTCCCCGTTGAAGAGGGCCCTGCAGCTGAAATTGGGTTTCCTTCATCTGAAGGGGATCCTATAGAAGAAACTACTAAGGAAGCCCAGTTGACATCAGTTAAGGAGAGCCTTGAAAAGGCTTCGGTTGAAGTTCAGCTCCCACCACCTGAGACCCCTGCAGAAGAGTCTCCTGTTGTTAAACAGCCTTCCAAAACTGACGCGGTTCCTATTCAAGAGTTGCCCACGGAAGAGACACCAGCTGAAGCTCCACTTCCATCTTCTGAACAAACCCCTGAAGATAAGGCTCTACTAAAAGAACATCAGTTGTACCCAGTAGCAAATGTCTCAGAGAAAGAATTAGAGTCTTCTTTGACAGGTGATAGAAACTCTGAAGGAGCAGATCCTGTTCCTGCCGATGTGTCTAGGAGCAAGGAGGAGCCGATCTCCACTTTCAAAATAGAAGGTACCATTAAAATAGAGTTAAAAAACCCCTCCTCCTGA